A genomic window from Enoplosus armatus isolate fEnoArm2 chromosome 18, fEnoArm2.hap1, whole genome shotgun sequence includes:
- the htr1ab gene encoding 5-hydroxytryptamine (serotonin) receptor 1A b, producing the protein MEGANNTTAWPQFDSPSNKTPRPEDEEVKLSYQVLTSFLLGALILCAIFGNACVVAAIALERSLQNVANYLIGSLAVTDLMVSVLVLPMAALYQVLNRWTLGQIPCDIFISLDVLCCTSSILHLCAIALDRYWAITEPIDYMKKRTPRRAAVLISVTWLVGFSISVPPMLIMRSQDSSMAEDRANPEQCKIRQDPWYTIYSTFGAFYIPLTLMLVLYGRIFKAARFRIRRTVRKTEKKKVSDSCLALSPALFHKKTPVDAQGKSWKRSVEPRPLPSANGAVKHAEDGESLEIIEVHSNSKGNLPLPNTPSSVPLFESRHEKATEAKRKIALARERKTVKTLGIIMGTFILCWLPFFIVALVMPFCQESCYMPRWLEDVINWLGYSNSLLNPIIYAYFNKDFQSAFKKIIKCHFCRP; encoded by the coding sequence ATGGAGGGCGCGAACAACACCACAGCCTGGCCCCAGTTCGACAGCCCTTCCAACAAAACCCCCAGACCTGAAGACGAGGAGGTGAAGCTGAGCTATCAAGTGCTCACATCCTTCCTGCTGGGCGCGCTCATCCTGTGCGCAATCTTTGGGAACGCTTGCGTGGTTGCAGCCATCGCCTTGGAGCGGTCTCTCCAGAATGTGGCCAACTACCTGATCGGTTCCCTGGCCGTCACCGACCTGATGGTGTCGGTGCTGGTGCTGCCCATGGCGGCGCTTTACCAGGTCTTAAACCGCTGGACTCTTGGGCAGATTCCGTGCGACATCTTCATCTCGCTGGATGTGTTGTGCTGCACGTCGTCCATCCTGCACCTGTGCGCCATCGCTCTGGACAGATACTGGGCGATAACCGAGCCCATAGACTACATGAAGAAGAGGACGCCGAGGAGAGCCGCCGTCCTCATCAGCGTCACCTGGCTCGTCGGATTCTCCATCTCAGTGCCGCCGATGTTAATCATGCGCTCCCAGGACAGCAGCATGGCAGAGGACAGGGCGAACCCCGAGCAGTGTAAGATCAGGCAAGACCCCTGGTACACAATATACTCGACATTCGGGGCGTTTTACATCCCGCTGACGCTGATGCTGGTTTTATATGGGCGGATATTCAAAGCGGCCAGGTTTCGGATCAGGAGGACCGTGCGTAAAacggagaaaaagaaagtgtccGACTCTTGCTTGGCGTTGTCCCCGGCCCTGTTCCACAAAAAGACTCCCGTGGACGCGCAGGGCAAGAGCTGGAAAAGGAGCGTGGAGCCCCGGCCGCTGCCGAGCGCCAACGGCGCCGTGAAGCACGCGGAGGACGGCGAGTCCCTGGAGATCATCGAAGTTCACAGCAACTCCAAAGGCAACCTGCCGCTGCCCAACACGCCGAGCTCCGTGCCGCTGTTCGAGAGCCGGCACGAGAAGGCGACCGAGGCGAAGAGGAAGATCGCGCTGGCGCGGGAGCGCAAAACGGTGAAGACTCTGGGCATCATCATGGGCACCTTCATCCTCTGCTGGCTGCCCTTCTTCATCGTCGCCCTGGTCATGCCTTTTTGCCAGGAGTCGTGCTACATGCCCCGCTGGCTGGAGGATGTCATTAACTGGCTGGGCTACTCCAACTCTTTACTCAATCCCATCATTTACGCGTACTTCAACAAAGACTTCCAGAGCGCcttcaagaaaataatcaagtGTCATTTCTGCAGGCCGTGA